The Coffea eugenioides isolate CCC68of chromosome 8, Ceug_1.0, whole genome shotgun sequence genome has a segment encoding these proteins:
- the LOC113780407 gene encoding LRR receptor-like serine/threonine-protein kinase EFR, with the protein MHICIYFVFLSLLDIKGLIQGDPFQALSSWNDSIHFCDWRGVTCGQLRQRVTVLNMSSFHLVGSLSPSIGNLTFLRENIQDNNFHSTIPEKVGRLFRLQYLRFANNSFEGELPLNITDCSELSILDLRGNRLIGGIRDDLSTLSKLYALSLSRNNFSGSIPPSMGIIPDSVGKLVKMQELYLSENSFTGEIPSTIGDISELQILVLEQNMLTGNIPVSLSNCSNLQGFTVSQNRLSGALPKELLALSSLSLGLLLAQNQFTGSLPSEVGNMKNLVSLDISENKLSGEIPTSIDGCEMLEYLRLKGQIPASLAKLNFISTLNLSYNMLEGEVPMDGIFANSSALSALGNGKLCGGIKALNLSSCPKPTKKKAKLATRITKKLKTTITFYLCSRKQNQKLSYAELYDSTNGFSSENLIGEGKYGSVYKGVLKPGEQMLLLLRFLSSTNMVPIRASWLNVQH; encoded by the exons ATGCATATCTGcatatattttgtttttttatctCTGCTTGACATCAAGGGTCTAATACAAGGAGATCCATTCCAGGCTCTAAGCTCCTGGAATGATTCCATTCACTTTTGCGATTGGCGTGGAGTCACATGTGGCCAGCTTCGTCAAAGAGTCACTGTCTTGAATATGTCATCATTTCACTTGGTTGGTTCTCTATCTCCCTCCATAGGAAACCTTACCTTTCTCAGAGAAAATATTCAGGATAACAACTTTCATAGTACGATTCCTGAAAAAGTAGGCAGACTTTTTCGGCTTCAGTATCTTCGTTTTGCCAATAATTCCTTTGAGGGAGAACTTCCATTAAATATCACGGATTGTTCAGAGCTAAGTATTCTTGATTTAAGGGGTAACAGGCTCATCGGGGGAATTCGAGATGACTTGAGCACTTTATCTAAGCTTTATGCTCTGAGCCTTTCCAGGAATAATTTCTCAGGCAGCATTCCACCATCTATGG GCATTATTCCTGATTCCGTGGGGAAACTTGTCAAAATGCAGGAGCTTTATCTGTCTGAAAATAGCTTCACAGGAGAAATTCCTTCAACAATCGGTGACATTTCTGAACTACAGATTCTTGTATTAGAACAGAACATGCTTacaggtaacattcctgtttcTTTGAGTAACTGCAGTAACTTGCAAGGATTTACTGTTAGTCAGAATCGCCTAAGTGGAGCTTTACCTAAAGAACTTCTTGCTCTttcatctctctctcttggccTCCTCTTAGCTCAAAACCAATTCACCGGATCATTACCATCAGAAGTTGGCAATATGAAGAATCTAGTGTCATTGGATATTTCAGAAAACAAATTATCTGGTGAAATTCCAACCTCTATTGATGGTTGTGAGATGTTGGAATATCTTAGGTTGAAAG GGCAAATTCCAGCTTCTTTGGCAAAATTAAACTTCATCAGCACTCTAAATCTTTCCTATAATATGCTAGAGGGTGAAGTGCCAATGGATGGGATCTTTGCAAACTCTAGTGCCCTTTCAGCACTGGGGAATGGAAAGCTATGCGGAGGAATCAAAGCATTGAACTTATCATCTTGTCCTAAACCTACCAAAAAGAAAGCAAAGCTGGCTACTCGTATA ACTAAGAAGCTCAAAACAACAATTACCTTTTACCTCTGCAGTAGAAAACAGAATCAGAAGCTCTCATATGCAGAATTATATGATTCCACCAATGGTTTTTCTTCAGAAAATTTGATTGGTGAAGGTAAATATGGCTCTGTTTACAAAGGGGTCCTCAAACCTGGTGAGCAAATGCTGTTGCTGTTAAGGTTCTTAAGCTCCACCAACATGGTGCCCATAAGAGCTTCTTGGCTGAATGTGCAGCATTGA